In Amycolatopsis jiangsuensis, the following proteins share a genomic window:
- a CDS encoding XRE family transcriptional regulator, protein MQTPPSSGPDARALATAVGSRIRALRTRAGIGLTSLAAGSGLGKGTLSELENGRRNPTLDTLFAIATELSVPLSDLLSGEEVHGDAVTATLLGRWEDPEALNEVYRLTIDARTQLSKPHSPGVREVLTVLTGAAEAGPSAAPVPLRAGETHTFVAEAEHLYRGIGGPASAVLTMRYPR, encoded by the coding sequence GTGCAGACGCCCCCTTCATCCGGCCCCGACGCCCGCGCGCTCGCCACCGCAGTCGGCAGCCGCATCCGCGCCCTGCGCACCCGCGCGGGCATCGGTCTCACCTCGCTGGCCGCCGGCAGCGGACTGGGCAAGGGCACTCTGTCCGAGCTGGAGAACGGACGCCGCAATCCGACGCTCGACACGCTGTTCGCCATCGCGACGGAGTTGTCGGTCCCGCTGAGCGATCTGCTGTCCGGCGAGGAGGTCCACGGCGACGCGGTGACCGCGACCCTCCTGGGCCGCTGGGAAGATCCCGAGGCGCTGAACGAGGTCTACCGGCTGACCATCGACGCACGGACCCAGCTGTCGAAACCGCACAGCCCCGGCGTACGGGAGGTGCTGACAGTGCTCACCGGTGCAGCCGAGGCCGGGCCATCGGCCGCACCGGTGCCGCTTCGAGCCGGCGAGACCCACACCTTCGTCGCGGAGGCAGAACATCTGTACCGAGGAATCGGCGGACCGGCCTCCGCGGTGTTGACGATGCGGTATCCGCGTTAG
- the ahcY gene encoding adenosylhomocysteinase: MTPESVVKRHDTRGGIEFAVADLDAAEFGRKEIRLAEHEMPGLMALRREYAEVYPLRGARVSGSLHMTVQTAVLIETLVALGAEVRWASCNIFSTQDHAAAAVVVGPHGSAEEPKGVPVFAWKGETLEEYWWCTERMLTWDGDGPNMILDDGGDATMLVHKGAEFEKAGVVPPADDEDPDEWKVFLELLRASVAADTAKWTTVGAGVRGVTEETTTGVLRLYQLAAAGELLFPAINVNDAVTKSKFDNRYGIRHSLVDGINRGTDVLIGGKVAVVCGYGDVGKGAAESLRGQGARVIVTEIDPICALQASMDGYQVKRLENALPEADIVITTTGNKNVVMVEHMAKMKHQAILGNIGHFDNELDMAGLARYPGVRRVTIKPQVDEWVFPNGNTIIVLSEGRLLNLGNATGHPSFVMSNSFSNQVIAQIELFTKPQEYDKEVYRLPKKLDEKVARIHLEALGGELTKLSKEQAEYIDVDVEGPFKSEHYRY; this comes from the coding sequence ATGACCCCCGAAAGCGTTGTGAAGCGGCACGACACCCGGGGCGGCATCGAATTCGCCGTCGCCGATCTGGACGCCGCCGAGTTCGGCCGGAAGGAGATCCGCCTCGCCGAGCACGAGATGCCCGGCCTGATGGCGCTGCGCCGCGAGTACGCCGAGGTCTACCCGCTGCGTGGTGCGCGAGTCTCCGGATCGCTGCACATGACCGTGCAGACCGCCGTGCTGATCGAGACGCTGGTGGCGCTGGGCGCGGAGGTCCGGTGGGCCTCGTGCAACATCTTCTCCACCCAGGACCATGCGGCCGCGGCCGTGGTGGTCGGCCCGCACGGCAGCGCCGAGGAGCCCAAGGGGGTGCCGGTCTTCGCTTGGAAGGGCGAGACGCTCGAGGAGTACTGGTGGTGCACCGAGCGGATGCTCACCTGGGACGGCGACGGCCCGAACATGATCCTCGACGACGGCGGCGACGCGACGATGCTCGTGCACAAGGGCGCCGAGTTCGAGAAGGCCGGCGTGGTCCCGCCCGCCGACGACGAGGACCCCGACGAGTGGAAGGTCTTCCTGGAGCTGCTGCGGGCCTCGGTCGCCGCGGACACCGCGAAGTGGACCACCGTCGGCGCCGGTGTGCGCGGAGTCACCGAGGAGACCACCACCGGTGTGCTGCGGCTGTACCAGCTCGCCGCCGCGGGTGAGCTGTTGTTCCCGGCGATCAACGTGAACGACGCGGTCACCAAGTCGAAGTTCGACAACCGCTACGGCATCCGGCACTCGCTGGTCGACGGCATCAACCGCGGCACCGACGTGCTCATCGGCGGCAAGGTCGCGGTCGTCTGCGGGTACGGCGACGTGGGCAAGGGCGCCGCCGAATCGTTGCGCGGCCAGGGCGCGCGGGTGATCGTGACCGAGATCGACCCGATCTGCGCGCTGCAGGCGTCGATGGACGGTTACCAGGTCAAGCGCCTGGAGAACGCGTTGCCCGAGGCGGACATCGTGATCACCACCACCGGCAACAAGAACGTGGTGATGGTCGAGCACATGGCGAAGATGAAGCACCAGGCCATCCTCGGCAACATCGGGCACTTCGACAACGAGCTCGACATGGCCGGGCTGGCCCGCTACCCGGGCGTGCGCCGGGTGACCATCAAGCCGCAGGTGGACGAGTGGGTGTTTCCCAACGGCAACACCATCATCGTGCTGTCCGAGGGCCGCCTGCTGAACCTGGGCAACGCGACCGGGCACCCGTCGTTCGTGATGTCCAACAGCTTCTCCAACCAGGTGATCGCGCAGATCGAGCTGTTCACCAAGCCGCAGGAGTACGACAAGGAGGTCTACCGCCTCCCGAAGAAGCTGGACGAGAAGGTCGCCAGGATCCACCTGGAAGCCCTCGGCGGCGAGCTCACGAAGCTGTCGAAGGAGCAGGCCGAGTACATCGACGTGGACGTCGAGGGCCCGTTCAAATCGGAGCACTACCGCTACTGA
- a CDS encoding YbaK/EbsC family protein, with the protein MSSMQHVQDALDTAGVAGRARQLPRSTRTAAEAAEALGCPVGAIANSLVFIADGVPLLVLTSGAHRVDVGALAGRLGRTEIRRATPEEVRAATGQVIGGVAPVGHPAPLDTVVDEHLREYDPLWAAAGTPNAVFPTTFDELARITGGRICSVER; encoded by the coding sequence ATGTCTTCGATGCAGCACGTGCAGGACGCGCTGGACACGGCCGGGGTCGCCGGGCGCGCGCGGCAGCTGCCCCGTTCCACCCGGACCGCGGCCGAGGCCGCCGAGGCGCTCGGCTGCCCGGTGGGCGCCATCGCGAACAGCCTGGTCTTCATCGCCGACGGCGTTCCGCTGCTCGTGCTGACGAGCGGGGCGCACCGCGTCGACGTCGGAGCGCTCGCGGGCCGGCTGGGGCGTACGGAAATCCGCCGGGCCACGCCGGAGGAGGTGCGCGCCGCCACCGGGCAGGTGATCGGGGGCGTCGCACCGGTGGGTCACCCGGCGCCGCTGGACACCGTGGTGGACGAGCACCTGCGCGAGTACGACCCGCTGTGGGCCGCGGCGGGCACGCCGAACGCAGTCTTCCCCACCACTTTCGACGAGCTGGCCCGGATCACCGGCGGCCGGATCTGCAGCGTGGAACGCTGA
- a CDS encoding type II toxin-antitoxin system VapC family toxin — MVTVYYADTSAVVSALLADEPQHSELRELLVSGQHRVLTSELTRIELASAMTAAKRTGRIPDAREFVDEFDALGRDSTLGLIPFRPARIFRPAQRLVTENYPLRTLGALHLAVVMHETAELTGGEPVTLVTRDERQADAAKANGLLVH, encoded by the coding sequence ATGGTGACCGTCTACTACGCCGACACCAGCGCGGTCGTGAGTGCTCTCCTCGCTGATGAACCGCAGCATTCCGAGCTGCGCGAACTGTTGGTCAGCGGTCAGCACCGAGTCTTGACCAGTGAGTTGACCCGGATCGAGCTGGCGAGTGCGATGACTGCTGCCAAGCGCACCGGCCGCATTCCCGACGCCCGCGAGTTCGTCGACGAGTTCGACGCCCTGGGCCGGGATTCGACACTGGGTCTCATCCCGTTCCGTCCGGCGAGGATCTTCCGTCCCGCGCAGCGGCTGGTCACCGAGAACTATCCGTTGCGCACCCTGGGCGCCCTGCATCTCGCCGTGGTCATGCACGAAACCGCGGAGCTGACCGGCGGTGAACCGGTCACCCTGGTCACCCGGGACGAGCGGCAGGCCGATGCCGCCAAGGCGAACGGCCTGCTCGTCCACTAA
- a CDS encoding FitA-like ribbon-helix-helix domain-containing protein, producing MRQLITRIDDELHARLKARAAAEGRTLNDLVTEALQGALLHEESPQQWKERLRQQGKLVSFEPAREPVGLDELERRSQGWGTAVSEALDWTRGEW from the coding sequence GTGAGACAACTGATCACCCGCATCGACGACGAGCTGCACGCCCGGCTCAAGGCAAGAGCCGCGGCCGAGGGGCGCACGCTCAACGACCTGGTCACCGAGGCCCTGCAGGGCGCTCTCCTGCATGAAGAGAGTCCACAGCAGTGGAAGGAACGGCTGCGTCAGCAAGGGAAACTGGTCTCGTTCGAACCGGCACGCGAACCGGTCGGCCTCGACGAGCTCGAGCGCCGGTCGCAAGGCTGGGGCACTGCCGTGAGTGAAGCACTCGACTGGACACGGGGTGAATGGTGA